A stretch of Paracoccus sp. MA DNA encodes these proteins:
- a CDS encoding sugar transferase, producing the protein MRHTTDFDIETIGSVLQSDPGGTIGEPMGVRSFYARFLKRPLDIAAVVLAAPIVLPVVMILAIVILCHGEKPFYTQLRVGRSGRNFRLWKLRTMVEDADKRLAEYLAANPEAKTEWDLTQKLKNDPRITSTGRFLRKTSLDELPQLWNVLRGDMSIVGPRPMMIEQAQLYPGADYYHLRPGVTGLWQISDRNDSTFAARATFDARYAGELSLAGDVTIIAKTVGVVLRCTGY; encoded by the coding sequence ATGCGGCACACCACGGATTTTGATATCGAGACGATCGGCTCGGTGCTGCAATCGGACCCCGGCGGAACCATCGGCGAACCCATGGGGGTCCGATCTTTTTATGCCCGCTTTCTCAAGCGTCCCCTGGACATTGCGGCCGTTGTTCTGGCCGCACCGATTGTCCTGCCGGTGGTGATGATCCTTGCCATCGTCATCCTGTGCCATGGGGAAAAGCCCTTCTATACCCAACTGCGGGTCGGACGCTCGGGCCGCAACTTCCGGCTGTGGAAGCTGCGCACCATGGTCGAGGATGCCGACAAGCGCCTGGCCGAATATCTGGCCGCGAACCCCGAGGCCAAGACCGAATGGGATCTGACCCAGAAGCTGAAGAACGATCCGCGCATCACCTCGACCGGCCGCTTCCTGCGCAAGACCTCTCTGGACGAGCTGCCGCAACTGTGGAACGTGCTGCGCGGCGACATGAGCATCGTCGGTCCGCGGCCGATGATGATCGAGCAGGCGCAGCTTTATCCCGGGGCGGATTATTATCACCTGCGGCCGGGCGTGACCGGGCTCTGGCAGATCTCGGACCGCAACGACAGCACCTTCGCGGCCCGCGCCACCTTCGACGCCCGCTATGCCGGAGAGCTCAGCCTTGCCGGGGATGTGACCATCATCGCCAAGACGGTGGGCGTGGTCCTGCGCTGCACCGGCTACTGA
- a CDS encoding 4'-phosphopantetheinyl transferase, which yields MSGAVALEALARRLLPSGHGCAVLPLTAEPAPLLPEEAGAIARAVPKRRREFALGRMALRAAIRQAGHDLPADRPIPARPDRRPDLPPGIRASLSHGGDYCIAIAAPPGGASVGVDLEPCDRALPEGLAETIMPFRLNGAGDALLAFCAKEAMFKAQYPLTGRMLDFRAVPVVIYALRFRACMGDRLIGGRWGQAAGYWLALSLWRG from the coding sequence GTGAGCGGCGCCGTTGCGCTCGAGGCACTGGCCCGCCGCCTGCTGCCTTCGGGTCATGGCTGCGCGGTGCTGCCGCTGACGGCCGAGCCCGCGCCGCTTTTGCCCGAGGAGGCGGGGGCTATCGCCCGCGCCGTCCCGAAGCGGCGGCGCGAGTTCGCCTTGGGGCGCATGGCGCTGCGCGCGGCGATCCGGCAGGCCGGGCATGACCTGCCGGCGGATCGGCCCATCCCGGCGCGTCCCGACCGCCGGCCCGACCTGCCGCCGGGCATCCGCGCCAGCCTGTCGCATGGCGGCGATTACTGCATCGCCATCGCCGCCCCACCCGGCGGGGCAAGCGTCGGCGTCGATCTGGAGCCTTGCGACCGCGCCCTTCCGGAAGGTCTGGCCGAGACCATCATGCCCTTTCGCCTGAACGGGGCCGGGGATGCCTTGCTGGCCTTTTGCGCCAAGGAGGCGATGTTCAAGGCGCAATATCCGCTGACCGGGCGGATGCTGGACTTCCGTGCGGTCCCGGTGGTGATCTATGCGCTGCGGTTCCGCGCCTGCATGGGCGACCGGCTGATCGGCGGGCGCTGGGGGCAGGCGGCGGGCTATTGGCTGGCGCTCAGCCTGTGGCGCGGCTGA
- a CDS encoding glycosyltransferase yields MRIGYLVNTYPRPSHSFIRREIAALEAQGLQVHRFAMRGDPAALTDPADRAEHARTERVLEAGGKRLLAGLARQALENPARFFRAMRLVRRRARAGESSLARQIIYLAEGAHVAARAKALGLAHIHAHFGTNSARVAAYARLLGGPRFSFTVHGPEEFDNGLALDLGGKLALAEFCIAVSSYGRSQIFRWSAAEDWEKVHVVHCGLDLPRWAEPSPLPPGALHMVAVGRFAEQKGFGLLIRAFALAWRRNPALRLSLVGDGELRPQIEALIAAEGMGEAVRLLGWQDEAGVRAAMDAAHALVTPSFAEGLPVVIMEAMACARPVIATYIAGIPELVRPGQEGWLVPAGDAEALAETMLQAAETDHATLERMGAAARARVTERHDIRESARRLAALFSRATG; encoded by the coding sequence TTGCGAATCGGCTATTTGGTCAATACCTATCCCCGCCCCTCGCACAGCTTCATCCGGCGCGAGATCGCGGCTCTGGAGGCGCAGGGCCTGCAGGTGCACCGATTCGCCATGCGCGGCGATCCGGCCGCATTGACCGATCCCGCCGACCGCGCCGAGCATGCCCGGACCGAGCGGGTGCTTGAAGCCGGGGGCAAGCGGCTGCTCGCCGGGCTTGCCCGGCAAGCTCTGGAAAATCCTGCGCGATTCTTCCGCGCCATGCGCCTGGTACGGCGGCGGGCGCGGGCCGGGGAATCCAGCCTGGCGCGGCAGATCATCTATCTGGCCGAGGGTGCCCATGTCGCCGCCCGGGCCAAGGCGCTGGGGCTTGCGCATATCCACGCGCATTTCGGCACGAACTCGGCCCGGGTCGCGGCCTATGCCCGGTTGCTGGGCGGGCCGCGCTTCAGCTTTACCGTCCACGGTCCAGAGGAATTCGACAATGGCCTGGCCCTGGACCTGGGCGGCAAGCTGGCGCTGGCGGAGTTCTGCATTGCGGTCAGCAGCTATGGCCGCTCGCAAATCTTCCGCTGGTCGGCCGCTGAAGATTGGGAAAAGGTGCATGTGGTGCATTGCGGGCTTGACCTGCCCCGCTGGGCAGAGCCTTCGCCGCTCCCGCCCGGCGCGCTTCACATGGTCGCGGTCGGACGTTTCGCCGAGCAGAAGGGATTCGGCCTGCTGATCCGCGCCTTCGCCCTGGCCTGGCGGCGCAATCCCGCGCTGCGCCTGTCGCTGGTCGGCGACGGCGAGCTGCGCCCGCAGATCGAGGCGCTGATCGCGGCCGAGGGCATGGGCGAGGCCGTCCGCCTGCTCGGCTGGCAGGACGAGGCCGGCGTCCGCGCCGCCATGGATGCCGCCCATGCGCTGGTCACCCCCAGCTTCGCCGAGGGCCTGCCGGTGGTCATCATGGAGGCTATGGCCTGCGCCCGCCCGGTGATCGCCACCTATATCGCCGGCATCCCCGAACTGGTCCGCCCCGGACAAGAGGGCTGGCTGGTCCCCGCCGGCGATGCCGAGGCCCTGGCCGAAACCATGCTGCAAGCCGCCGAAACCGATCACGCTACGCTGGAACGCATGGGCGCCGCGGCCCGCGCCCGCGTCACGGAACGCCACGACATCCGCGAATCCGCCCGGCGTCTGGCGGCGCTGTTCAGCCGCGCCACAGGCTGA
- a CDS encoding glycosyltransferase family 2 protein has protein sequence MTQNPTTASVHVIVLNWRTPEMSLQAAEAALREMQGIDGGLTIVDNDSGDGSYEAMQAGVRARGWPSDRVAVVQSGWNGGYGAGNNHGIRQGLPDGRRADLVYLLNSDAIPQPGAIRALVDYLAAHPQAGIACSRLRGTDDVPHSTAFRFPTALGEFESECRTGPISRLLRRRIVALPQPEASGRVDWSAGASMMIRMDVLDRIGLFDEGFFLYYEETDLCRRAALAGWQTHYVVESLVLHIGSVSTGMKEWKRAPDYWYDSRRRYFEKHHGRLGALWATVAHLGGAGLFRLRCLLSGRKPDGPPGHLAHLTRHAFRSQPKPVHVEKGKP, from the coding sequence ATGACCCAGAATCCGACCACGGCCAGCGTGCATGTCATCGTGCTCAACTGGCGCACGCCAGAGATGTCCTTGCAGGCCGCCGAGGCCGCATTGCGCGAAATGCAGGGTATCGACGGCGGGCTGACCATCGTGGACAACGATTCCGGCGATGGCAGCTACGAGGCGATGCAGGCCGGGGTGCGGGCGCGCGGCTGGCCCTCGGATCGCGTCGCGGTGGTGCAATCGGGCTGGAACGGCGGCTATGGCGCCGGCAACAATCACGGCATCCGCCAGGGCCTGCCGGACGGGCGCCGCGCCGATCTGGTCTATCTGCTGAATTCCGACGCGATTCCGCAGCCCGGCGCGATCCGGGCGCTGGTCGATTATCTGGCTGCGCATCCGCAGGCCGGGATCGCCTGTTCGCGCCTGCGCGGCACCGACGACGTGCCGCACAGCACCGCCTTCCGCTTTCCCACCGCGCTGGGCGAGTTCGAATCGGAATGCCGCACCGGCCCGATCTCGCGCCTGCTGCGGCGCCGCATCGTGGCGCTGCCGCAGCCCGAGGCATCGGGTCGCGTGGACTGGTCGGCCGGGGCGTCGATGATGATCCGCATGGATGTGCTGGATCGAATCGGCCTCTTCGACGAGGGCTTCTTCCTTTACTACGAGGAGACCGATCTGTGCCGCCGCGCCGCGCTGGCGGGCTGGCAGACCCATTACGTCGTCGAAAGCCTGGTTCTGCATATCGGTTCGGTCAGCACCGGCATGAAGGAATGGAAGCGCGCGCCGGATTACTGGTACGATTCCCGGCGCCGCTATTTCGAGAAACATCATGGGCGTCTGGGCGCGCTTTGGGCCACGGTCGCGCATCTGGGGGGCGCGGGCCTGTTCCGCCTGCGCTGCCTTCTGTCGGGGCGCAAGCCGGACGGGCCGCCGGGCCATCTGGCGCATCTGACGCGCCACGCCTTTCGTTCACAACCAAAGCCCGTTCATGTTGAAAAGGGTAAGCCATGA
- a CDS encoding MupA/Atu3671 family FMN-dependent luciferase-like monooxygenase yields the protein MTQFSAILVGNESLLRHAAETLLARGHRIHAVVTRNPDLRDWAQGAGLAVEDQDAPMAPDAPPADWLFSVANLSILRPEMLARGRLGAINFHDGPLPRLAGLNAPVWAIIGGEAQHGVTWHMIEGGVDEGDILTQTLFEIRPDDTALTLNARCFARGAESFAEVVAQLEAAGPQRVKQDLSQRSYVGRDKRPEAAGLIDFSQPAGRICALVRGLDHGDYWNPLAEAKVRLADGRVLAVTASAGTEPASAAPGTVLAHHGDIATVAAADAAIRLVFRGELPPLGTVIPALAAEERARLTDLAAQAAKHDGFWRSRLARMNPAVLPGEGSGATQRLPLLPGAAPERIALAAALLARLAGQAEFDLALRPQGQPEAAGIVADWQPLVVEARSDRTLADLGQALAAQIADQAKRGFFMADLLHRAPELRDMALPDLAISLDARGPVKGAALTVTLAGDGAWLDHDPARVTPAQAQRLARALDGGLALPGSTALRDIPLMDAAEREELLVGRNATQLEVRLACIHELIAEKAAANPDAVALAFEDHSLTRSQLDRAANALAEKLVAMGVGPDQPVGLFAKRSPELVIGALAIWKAGGAYVPLDPDYPADRIELYIEDSGARVVLVQDGLADRLPAHGAQVVTIPSDLPHGLVAAPVSAVGPENLAYLIYTSGSTGRPKGVMVEHRNVANFFAGMDAVIPHAEGDAWLAVTSLSFDISVLEIFWSLARGLKLVIAGEESRLAVSSTPAQPRREPSGGMDFSLFYWGNDDGPGPKKYQLLLEGARFADQNGFVAVYTPERHFHAFGGPYPNPAVSGAAVAAVTKNISVRAGSCVLPLHHPARVAEEWAVIDNLTSGRAGLAIASGWQPDDFVLRPENAPPNNKTALAQGIDQLRRLWRGEAVEFPRKDGSLFGVVTQPRPVQKELPLWMTVAGNPETWVEAGRLGMNVLTHLLGQSIDTVAARIKDYHAALREAGQDPARFTVTLMLHTCLAEDRETAREIAREPMKNYLKSAAALVKQYAWDFPAFRRPAGMTNPMAIDLGSLSEEELDGILEFAFLRYFEDSGLFGSIEDGIARVEQLKAIGVGEIACLIDYGIAPEQVMAGFPLLARLRAEVNPHGEEPEDGDFSIAAQIRRWKVTHLQCTPSMARILVSDPQVAAAMAGLTCVMVGGEALPPSLLAEIKAATRARVLNMYGPTETTIWSTVADLTDAAEVTLGRPIANTQLYVLDADGVPVPPGAPGELWIGGHGVTRGYWRREDLTAAAFRPDPFVPADRGAPWGARMYRTGDLVRWREDGGLDYIGRADHQVKLRGFRIELGEIEAQLAAQPGVREAVALVREDAPGDKRLVAYVTGAGELCEKGLREALLAHLPAHMVPGRIVRLEKMPLTPNRKIDRKHLPVPGAVASAPVTAPTVEATTAVAANAPTEDLAQAVQALWSEVLGVEQIGPRDNFFALGGHSLLAIQLHRTMRDRLALPRLGVTDIFRFPVMADFLKHVAALAPANNVAPAVAVSAPVAPVRPEPEPVGAGDDAMARRRALRAQLRGGR from the coding sequence ATGACGCAATTTTCCGCGATTCTGGTGGGTAACGAATCTCTCTTGCGCCACGCGGCCGAGACGCTGCTGGCGCGCGGGCATCGCATCCATGCGGTGGTGACGCGCAATCCCGACCTGCGCGACTGGGCGCAGGGCGCCGGTCTTGCGGTCGAGGATCAGGACGCGCCGATGGCCCCCGATGCGCCGCCTGCCGACTGGCTGTTCAGCGTCGCCAACCTGTCGATCCTGCGCCCCGAGATGCTGGCGCGCGGCCGGCTGGGCGCGATCAACTTCCACGACGGGCCGCTGCCGCGGCTGGCGGGGCTGAACGCTCCGGTCTGGGCGATCATCGGCGGCGAGGCGCAGCACGGCGTCACCTGGCACATGATCGAAGGCGGCGTGGACGAGGGCGACATCCTCACCCAGACCCTGTTCGAGATCCGCCCCGACGATACCGCCCTGACCCTGAACGCCCGCTGCTTCGCCCGCGGGGCGGAAAGCTTTGCCGAGGTGGTGGCGCAACTCGAAGCGGCCGGCCCGCAGCGGGTGAAACAGGATCTGTCGCAGCGCAGCTATGTCGGCCGCGACAAGCGCCCCGAGGCCGCGGGCCTGATCGACTTCTCCCAGCCGGCGGGGCGCATCTGCGCGCTGGTGCGCGGGCTCGACCATGGCGACTACTGGAACCCGCTGGCCGAGGCCAAGGTCCGGCTGGCCGATGGCCGGGTGCTGGCGGTGACCGCCTCGGCCGGGACCGAGCCGGCCAGCGCCGCGCCGGGCACCGTGCTGGCCCATCACGGCGATATCGCCACCGTCGCCGCCGCCGATGCGGCGATCCGGCTGGTCTTTCGCGGCGAGCTGCCTCCGCTTGGCACGGTGATCCCGGCGCTGGCCGCCGAGGAGCGCGCGCGGCTGACCGATCTGGCCGCGCAGGCCGCCAAGCATGACGGCTTCTGGCGGAGCCGTCTGGCGCGGATGAACCCGGCGGTGCTGCCGGGCGAGGGCTCGGGCGCGACGCAGCGCCTGCCCCTGCTGCCCGGCGCCGCGCCCGAGCGCATCGCGCTGGCCGCGGCGCTGCTGGCGCGGCTGGCCGGACAGGCCGAGTTCGATCTGGCGCTGCGGCCGCAAGGCCAGCCCGAGGCGGCGGGGATCGTCGCCGACTGGCAGCCGCTGGTGGTCGAGGCACGCAGCGACCGGACCCTGGCCGATCTGGGGCAGGCGCTGGCGGCGCAGATCGCCGATCAGGCGAAGCGCGGCTTCTTCATGGCCGACCTGCTGCACCGCGCGCCCGAGCTGCGCGACATGGCGCTGCCGGATCTGGCGATCAGCCTCGATGCCCGCGGCCCGGTCAAGGGCGCGGCGCTGACCGTGACCCTGGCCGGGGACGGCGCTTGGCTGGACCACGACCCGGCCCGCGTCACGCCGGCGCAGGCGCAGCGGCTGGCCCGGGCGCTGGACGGCGGGCTGGCGCTGCCCGGCTCTACGGCGCTGCGCGACATCCCCCTGATGGACGCGGCCGAGCGCGAGGAGCTGCTGGTCGGCCGCAATGCCACGCAGCTGGAGGTGCGGCTGGCCTGCATCCACGAGCTGATCGCGGAAAAGGCCGCCGCGAACCCCGATGCGGTGGCGCTGGCCTTCGAGGATCACAGCCTGACCCGCAGCCAGCTGGATCGCGCCGCCAACGCGCTGGCCGAAAAGCTGGTGGCGATGGGCGTCGGCCCGGACCAGCCGGTGGGCCTGTTCGCGAAACGCTCGCCCGAGCTGGTGATCGGCGCGCTGGCGATCTGGAAGGCCGGCGGCGCCTATGTGCCGCTGGACCCGGACTACCCCGCCGACCGCATCGAGCTTTACATCGAGGATTCCGGGGCTCGGGTGGTGCTGGTCCAGGACGGTCTGGCCGACCGGCTGCCTGCGCATGGCGCGCAGGTCGTGACCATTCCGTCCGACCTGCCGCATGGCCTGGTCGCGGCCCCGGTCAGCGCCGTCGGACCGGAAAACCTTGCCTATCTGATCTATACCTCGGGCTCGACCGGCCGTCCCAAGGGGGTGATGGTCGAGCATCGCAATGTCGCCAATTTCTTCGCCGGCATGGACGCGGTGATCCCGCATGCCGAGGGCGATGCCTGGCTGGCGGTCACGAGTCTTTCCTTCGACATCTCGGTGCTGGAGATCTTCTGGTCGCTGGCGCGGGGCCTGAAACTGGTGATCGCGGGCGAGGAATCGCGGCTCGCCGTCTCCTCGACGCCGGCGCAGCCGCGCCGCGAGCCATCCGGCGGCATGGATTTCAGCCTGTTCTATTGGGGCAATGACGACGGCCCCGGCCCGAAGAAATACCAGCTTCTGCTGGAGGGCGCGCGCTTTGCCGATCAGAACGGCTTCGTCGCCGTCTATACGCCCGAGCGGCATTTCCACGCCTTTGGCGGTCCCTATCCGAACCCGGCGGTTTCCGGCGCAGCGGTGGCGGCGGTGACGAAAAACATCTCGGTTCGCGCCGGCAGCTGTGTGCTGCCGCTGCATCATCCGGCCCGCGTGGCCGAGGAATGGGCGGTGATCGACAACCTGACCTCGGGCCGGGCGGGGCTGGCCATCGCCTCGGGCTGGCAGCCGGACGATTTCGTGCTGCGTCCGGAAAACGCCCCGCCGAACAACAAGACCGCGCTGGCCCAGGGAATCGACCAGCTGCGCCGGCTGTGGCGCGGCGAGGCGGTCGAGTTCCCGCGCAAGGACGGCAGCCTGTTCGGCGTGGTGACGCAGCCGCGTCCGGTGCAGAAGGAGCTGCCGCTGTGGATGACCGTCGCCGGCAACCCGGAAACCTGGGTCGAGGCCGGGCGGCTGGGCATGAACGTGCTGACCCATCTGCTGGGGCAAAGCATCGACACGGTCGCGGCGCGGATCAAGGATTACCACGCCGCGCTGCGCGAGGCCGGCCAGGACCCGGCGCGCTTCACCGTCACGCTGATGCTGCATACCTGCCTGGCCGAGGATCGCGAGACGGCGCGCGAGATCGCCCGCGAGCCGATGAAGAACTACCTGAAAAGCGCCGCGGCGCTGGTCAAGCAATATGCCTGGGATTTCCCGGCCTTCCGCCGCCCGGCGGGCATGACCAACCCGATGGCCATCGACCTCGGCTCGCTCTCCGAGGAAGAGCTGGACGGCATCCTGGAATTCGCCTTCCTGCGCTATTTCGAGGATTCCGGCCTTTTCGGCTCCATCGAGGACGGCATCGCCCGGGTCGAACAGCTGAAGGCCATCGGCGTGGGCGAGATCGCCTGCCTGATCGACTACGGCATCGCGCCCGAGCAGGTCATGGCCGGCTTCCCGCTGCTGGCGCGGCTGCGGGCCGAGGTCAACCCGCATGGCGAGGAACCCGAGGACGGCGATTTCTCGATCGCGGCGCAGATCCGGCGCTGGAAGGTGACGCATCTGCAATGCACGCCCAGCATGGCGCGCATCCTGGTCTCGGACCCGCAGGTGGCGGCGGCGATGGCCGGGCTGACCTGCGTGATGGTGGGCGGCGAGGCGCTGCCGCCCTCGCTGCTGGCCGAAATCAAGGCGGCCACGCGGGCGCGGGTGCTGAACATGTACGGCCCGACCGAGACGACGATCTGGTCCACGGTGGCCGACCTGACCGATGCGGCCGAGGTGACGCTGGGCCGGCCGATCGCCAATACCCAGCTTTACGTGCTGGACGCCGACGGTGTGCCGGTCCCCCCCGGCGCGCCGGGCGAGCTTTGGATCGGCGGCCATGGTGTGACCCGCGGCTATTGGCGGCGCGAGGACCTGACTGCGGCGGCTTTCCGTCCCGATCCCTTCGTGCCCGCGGATCGCGGCGCGCCCTGGGGCGCGCGCATGTATCGCACAGGCGATCTGGTGCGCTGGCGCGAGGATGGCGGCCTCGACTATATCGGCCGCGCCGACCACCAGGTGAAGCTGCGCGGCTTCCGCATCGAGCTGGGCGAGATCGAGGCGCAGCTGGCCGCCCAGCCCGGCGTGCGCGAGGCGGTGGCGCTGGTGCGCGAGGATGCCCCCGGCGACAAGCGGCTGGTGGCCTATGTCACCGGCGCGGGCGAGTTGTGCGAGAAGGGGCTGCGCGAGGCGCTGCTGGCGCATCTGCCGGCGCATATGGTGCCGGGGCGGATCGTGCGGCTGGAAAAGATGCCGCTGACCCCGAACCGCAAGATCGACCGCAAGCATCTGCCGGTGCCGGGGGCTGTCGCCTCCGCTCCGGTGACGGCGCCGACCGTCGAGGCCACCACTGCTGTCGCCGCCAACGCCCCGACCGAGGATCTGGCGCAGGCGGTGCAGGCGCTGTGGTCCGAGGTGCTGGGCGTCGAGCAGATCGGCCCGCGCGACAACTTCTTCGCCTTGGGTGGGCATTCGCTGCTGGCGATCCAGCTGCACCGGACCATGCGGGACCGGCTGGCGCTGCCGCGGCTGGGGGTGACGGATATCTTCCGCTTCCCGGTCATGGCGGATTTCCTGAAGCACGTCGCCGCGCTGGCGCCGGCGAACAATGTCGCTCCGGCGGTGGCGGTGTCGGCCCCTGTGGCACCTGTGCGCCCCGAGCCCGAGCCGGTCGGGGCCGGTGACGATGCCATGGCCCGGCGCCGGGCCTTGCGGGCGCAATTGCGCGGCGGGCGGTGA